A single region of the Malaclemys terrapin pileata isolate rMalTer1 chromosome 4, rMalTer1.hap1, whole genome shotgun sequence genome encodes:
- the LOC128836568 gene encoding homeobox protein SIX4-like, with protein MSSASPTDKLPSAVEIKQENVMEIHSEAGTVPQERAARNPAPPPAAPFPMEQAGSAAGEEGAADQLLLHTELLARNHHAAASSSSSSPSSSQTPLAFSPDHVACVCEALQQGGNLDRLARFLWSLPQSDLLRGNESLMKARALVAFHQGIYPELYSILEGHSFDSSNHPLLQELWYKARYTEAERARGRPLGAVDKYRLRRKFPLPRTIWDGEETVYCFKERSRNALKELYKQNRYPSPAEKRNLAKITGLSLTQVSNWFKNRRQRDRNPSETQSKSESDGNPSTEDESSKGQEDLSPHPLPNSSDGATNLSLPNHMEPVYMQQLGNTKISLSSSGVLLNGNLVPASTSSVFLNGSSFLQGPNGVILNGLNIGTSQTVTLNPPKTISSAVSNGGSITDILVSSSEDVKDFKILQASVSNSAAAPTPYSPSNVPVSFPGLIPSSEVKRESIQTVASQDGGSVVTFTAPVQINQYGIVQIPNSGTNGQLLNGSIGFSPLQLPPVSVAASQGNISINPSTSDGGTFTSDSSTAQQGKVFFSPLAPSAVVYTVPNSGQAIGSVKQEGLERSLVFSQLMPVSQNTQLNVNISSENVAGGGLQSMASSLVNVTPSHNFSLASPSLLNATELNSGISESQSMSASVTNTSTVISISNTNYAALQNCSLITSQDLMSISTAQPALREIVSTTGDHVSHPSAQVHPDFVREHRLVLQSAPNVKENFLSNSESKSTSNLMMLDTKSKYVMSNMVDTVCEELETDKKELAKLQTVQMDEDMQDF; from the exons atgtcttctgcctcccccacagaCAAGCTCCCGAGCGCGGTGGAGATCAAGCAAGAGAATGTGATGGAAATCCACTCCGAAGCAGGCACCGTGCCCCAGGAAAGGGCAGCCCGCAACCCTGCACCGCCGCCCGCTGCCCCTTTCCCCATGGAGCAAGCAGGCTCCgcggctggggaggagggagctgcggATCAGCTCCTGCTCCACACTGAACTTCTGGCCAGGAATCACCAtgctgccgcctcctcctcctcctcctctccctcctcctcccagaccCCCCTGGCTTTCTCCCCGGATCATGTAGCCTGTGTCTGCGAGGCGCTGCAGCAAGGTGGGAACCTGGACCGCCTGGCCAGGTTCCTGTGGTCTTTGCCCCAGAGCGATCTGCTACGTGGCAACGAGAGCCTGATGAAAGCCCGGGCGCTGGTGGCTTTCCACCAGGGCATCTACCCGGAGCTCTACAGCATCCTGGAGGGCCACAGCTTCGACTCCTCCAACCACCCGCTGCTGCAGGAGCTGTGGTACAAGGCTCGCTACACCGAGGCGGAGCGAGCCCGGGGCAGACCCCTGGGGGCGGTGGACAAGTACCGGCTGCGGAGGAAGTTCCCCCTGCCCAGGACCATCTGGGACGGCGAGGAGACGGTGTATTGCTTCAAGGAGAGGTCCCGCAACGCGCTGAAGGAGCTCTACAAGCAGAACCGGTACCCGTCGCCGGCCGAGAAGCGGAACCTGGCCAAGATCACCGGGCTCTCCCTCACCCAGGTCAGCAACTGGTTCAAGAACCGGCGGCAGCGGGACCGCAACCCCTCCGAGACCCAGTCCAAAAG TGAGTCAGATGGCAACCCTAGCACAGAAGATGAATCCAGTAAGGGGCAGGAGGATTTATCTCCACATCCACTCCCCAACTCGTCCGATGGAGCTACCAATCTAAGCCTTCCCAATCATATGGAGCCAGTGTACATGCAGCAGCTTGGAAACACTAAAATATCTTTAAGTTCTTCTGGCGTTTTGCTGAATGGAAACCTAGTGCCTGCCAGTACTTCTTCTGTCTTTCTTAATGGGAGCTCTTTTCTTCAAGGACCCAATGGCGTAATCCTCAATGGTCTCAACATAGGGACTTCACAGACAGTAACTTTAAATCCACCCAAAACAATTTCAAGTGCTGTGAGCAATGGAGGGTCAATCACTGACATATTGGTGTCTTCTTCTGAAGATGTCAAGGACTTCAAAATCCTCCAGGCTTCTGTGTCTAACTCTGCAGCAGCACCAACACCATACAGTCCCAGTAATGTACCTGTCTCATTTCCAGGGTTAATACCAAGCAGTGAGGTGAAAAGGGAAAGCATACAAACTGTTGCGTCTCAAGATGGAGGGTCTGTAGTTACTTTTACTGCTCCTGTCCAAATAAACCAGTATGGCATTGTCCAGATCCCTAATTCAGGAACAAATGGCCAGTTGCTTAATGGAAGCATCGGgttttctcctctgcagctgccTCCTGTTTCTGTGGCAGCTTCACAAG gTAACATTTCAATAAATCCAAGTACATCAGATGGGGGGACTTTTACAAGTGATTCTTCAACAGCGCAGCAAGGAAAGGTTTTCTTTAGCCCTCTTGCTCCCAGTGCAGTGGTGTATACAGTTCCCAATTCAGGTCAGGCAATAGGATCTGTTAAACAAGAAGGATTGGAAAGAAGCCTTGTGTTTTCTCAGTTAATGCCTGTCAGTCAGAATACACAACTAAATGTAAACATATCTTCTGAAAATGTAGCTGGTGGAGGCCTCCAGTCCATGGCTTCCTCCTTAGTAAATGTAACTCCCTCACATAATTTTTCCCTAGCTTCaccttctcttttaaatgctacAGAACTGAACTCTGGTATCTCAGAGAGTCAGTCTATGTCAGCATCTGTAACAAATACATCTACTGTGATATCAATCAGCAACACTAACTATGCAGCTCTTCAGAACTGTTCCCTCATTACCAGTCAAGATCTCATGTCAATTTCTACAGCGCAGCCTGCACTCCGGGAAATAGTTTCAACAACTGGAGACCATGTCAGTCATCCATCTGCACAAGTTCATCCGGATTTTGTCAGAGAGCACAGGTTAGTTCTGCAGTCAGCACCCAATGTCAAGGAGAATTTCTTATCCAATTCTGAGAGTAAGTCAACCAGCAACTTAATGATGCTGGACACAAAATCCAAATATGTTATGAGTAATATGGTCGACACGGTCTGTGAAGAACTGGAAACGGACAAAAAAGAGCTTGCCAAACTCCAGACAGTTCAGATGGATGAAGATATGCaagatttttaa